Proteins from one Sabethes cyaneus chromosome 2, idSabCyanKW18_F2, whole genome shotgun sequence genomic window:
- the LOC128737621 gene encoding uncharacterized protein LOC128737621: MHFGWAYDGVNGSVPRNVGPECAEFLPASRKLLETLILVPLCLLAIKIAVARMKPITFRRSRRVGTPQHAGSPMGYRSSSISHLAASAGSHNLQHHYQRVGGGTITHHLEPDHRELLIQQHHHRRSSSVEYCSCHRCSTAGPNSASSALDGEAPSLVKQILLITMTLTLGVEIGFKFATRTVIYILNPCHVTTLMQIYLLACNKPKKSTTGLFRLQMNYLNGPLLAFMFPETDSRQLPMEAAIYWIQHALMCIIPIYLLRTGGVYNMEAMNDFTWNTIGYAAIIIYHFAFLQIVAIPTQVNLNHMLCAALKDPFDGPNYRSMAVLHEALLCTILCKLVTFLFNPVPPPIITNPPFIKNGGSIADPSGPTTVTSPLVTASGSGPHHYVSRPSSRPSSRSSSPAKSVSMLQENNIIIKTSKID; this comes from the exons ATGCACTTCGGTTGGGCATACGATGGCGTTAACGGTTCCGTGCCAAGGAATGTCGGTCCGGAATGTGCCGAATTCCTGCCAGCGAGTCGAAAGCTGTTGGAAACTTTAATCCTTGTTCCGCTTTGCTTGCTGGCGATTAAAATTGCCGTGGCGCGAATGAAACCAATTACGTTCCGACGAAGTCGGCGAGTCGGTACCCCGCAGCACGCTGGAAGTCCGATGGGGTATCGAAGTAGCAGCATCAGCCATCTGGCAGCCAGTGCCGGCAGCCACAATCTGCAGCATCATTATCAACGGGTCGGTGGTGGCACCATCACACACCATCTGGAACCGGATCATCGGGAACTGCTAATTCAGCAGCATCATCACCGGCGATCCTCATCGGTGGAATACTGCAGCTGCCACCGGTGCAGTACTGCGGGTCCAAATTCTGCCAGTTCCGCACTGGATGGCGAGGCACCCAGTTTAGTGAAGCAAATTCTGCTGATAACCATGACTCTGACGCTGGGCGTCGAAATAGGCTTTAAATTTGCAACTAGGACTGTTATCTACATTTTAAATCCTTGTCATGTTACCACGTTGATGCAG ATTTATCTACTAGCATGTAATAAGCCGAAGAAAAGTACTACGGGTCTATTCCGGTTGCAGATGAACTACCTGAACGGGCCGCTGTTAGCGTTTATGTTTCCGGAAACCGACAGTCGGCAACTGCCGATGGAAGCTGCCATCTACTGGATTCAACACGCGCTTATGTGCATCATACCGATCTACCTGTTAAGAACGGGAG GCGTCTACAATATGGAAGCCATGAATGATTTCACTTGGAACACTATAGGATATGCAGCGATCATCATTTACCATTTTGCCTTTCTGCAAATTGTTGCCATT CCCACGCAAGTCAACCTCAACCACATGTTGTGCGCAGCGCTCAAGGATCCCTTCGATGGGCCCAACTACCGTTCGATGGCCGTCCTCCACGAAGCCCTGCTCTGCACCATCCTTTGCAAGTTGGTCACTTTCCTGTTTAACCCGGTGCCACCGCCCATCATCACCAATCCGCCGTTCATCAAAAACGGCGGCTCCATCGCGGACCCGTCGGGACCCACTACGGTTACCTCTCCGCTGGTAACGGCCTCCGGCAGTGGCCCCCACCACTACGTGTCCCGCCCCTCGTCCCGACCGTCGTCCCGTTCATCGTCGCCGGCCAAATCGGTATCGATGCTCCAGGAAAACAATATTATCATCAAAACAAGCAAAATTGACTAG
- the LOC128735170 gene encoding uncharacterized protein LOC128735170, translating to MSKRSNRGKDSGKDSESEVAHKQGEVAAMLSDNCKVCGCSENSRMVCCDTCGDWYHFECVGVDEGIEEVDWSCKDCEEKRVARNTASLSTSKASNDTNPASLGTVPKRSEEVQTLQRQMNNLLEQMGKQKESYERLLKAREQEQQTVLKRQQEQFMNQLKAMEQKFASRLQVPNANSTTINPTSDAGGSLRKTPGEAAKNVELQLTLLAEKQALEMRHLDERMKMLQMNSGICNRSEDGGTGLNPGAQEFVPPIESFWPSYSSHDLSRSQLAARQAVAKELPAFTGAPEEWPLFIATYENTTRMCGYSDEENLLRLQRSLRGKALEAVRSRLLYPAGLSGVIQTLRTLFGRPEVIIHSLVCRIRNMPPPKTERLGTLIDFGVAVQNLCATIKACGLEEQLCNTALLQELVDRLPPTIKLNWALHRQTLPSVSLADYGTWLEKLVEAACVVTIPSSSSFSAVKTEKRGRREDVNVHLEADSDSSPKQAHKPINKACLICQENCSSAVDCKRFRSLDISGRWAALKQHKLCRKCLKKHFGACEVKTPCGRRGCTYMHHELLHDDSRYKADIYPKSTQSSEGMTSQNCNTHVSQFGKVLFRYIPVTVHGRGVSVKTYAFLDDGSSATFMETSLLRELKLDGEPYPLCLNWTAKQKREEKDSVKLSLEISGVCGKKKQFRIPKVHTVRCLALPNQTVDMDELASKYEHLKDLPIDSYRNISPRLLIGIDNCRLGHALHSREGKEDEPVASKTRLGWLIYGPCSITTGSANESYSACHSFHICPCSEQRDTELHRIVKDYFSLESIGVAKTDKPPLSKEDDRAIRLLEKHTIQKGDRYESGLLWKYDDVRLPNSKAMAMKRLVCLEKKLLKEPDLAEAFAEKLREYERKGYTKKLSPTECDARHPRSWYLPIFPVQNPNKPGKLRIVWDAAAAVNGISLNAMLLKGPDLLTSIVTVLFKFREFRIAVAGDIVEMFHQVLMNGTDQQSLKFLWRGCDQSRDPDVYAMVVMIFGATCSPSCALFVKNVNAQRFEEQFPRAVEAIVHEHYMDDMLTSVESEAEAGQLAKQVEYIHGQAGFQIHNWLSNSKNVLEALGVKDRNEKNLNTTAELASDKVLGMWWCTSTDTLLFKLSPRQDSKLLTGQVVPTKRQVLSTLMKIYDPLGLIGNFLMFLKILLQEIWRSGVGWDDPIATKEWDKWRLWLKILPRIESIRIPRCYRKNTSTESNIQLHVFVDASENSYAAVAYLRFEEGETVECAIVGSKARVAPLRFVSIPRLELQAAVIGVRLAHCITDSLKLKPAQRIFWSDSQDVICWLNADHRKYSQFVGCRVGEILESTEAAEWNWIPTKSNVTDDATKWQRLPNLSSEGRWFRGPKFLWESKDKWPIKKSNPEPTALELRAHALHHNCLESTIKMDKFSQWKRLVRHVAFVWRYPLNIRRKKKKVSLVVGPLTQEELARAENCIYKIVQAEVFSEEIRILQEANQEPWASKRSLPKHSSLYKLSPNFDKEGVLRLHGRIDACDFIGDETKHPIILPKSHHVTDLIISRIHEQYCHLNHQTVLNEVRQKYYVPRLRAVYRRIRNNCQFCRIRNAKPQPPMMGDLPSMRMKAFIRPFSYVGIDYFGPMPVLVGRRVEKRWGVLITCMTVRAVHIEIAHSLSAESCIFAIRNFVTRRGIPLEIISDRGTNFIGASRELRDALDKMNQNKVIESFVSSQTKWSFNPPAAPHFGGCWERLIQSIKKTLNNIKPNRTPTDEMLRNMLLEVEAIINARPLTEIPLDYGEASPLTPNDILIGSSNGSKPSIAFNDSAAVVTCSWRMSQVYANEFWRRWVAEYLPTLTKRTKWFQPVKPLAEGDIVIVVDQNQPRNSWPKGRIIEVARSKDGQVRRASVQTATGILERPAVKLAVLDVASTPTGAIINYVIVEVGTTINGYGGFRADLVRGAIGTNHIRLDVHAEPVWGPFLNDVFIEMRCPATARIKLNELYALASLAPEVLSNQTVAEENLFL from the exons ATGTCGAAACGGTCAAATCGTGGTAAAGATTCCGGAAAAGACTCCGAGTCGGAAGTAGCTCACAAGCAAGGCGAAGTGGCAGCTATGTTAAGCGATAACTGTAAAGTTTGTGGTTGTTCGGAAAACAGTCGGATGGTGTGTTGTGATACTTGCGGTGATTGGTATCATTTTGAGTGCGTAGGCGTGGACGAAGGCATAGAGGAAGTGGATTGGAGCTGCAAGGATTGCGAAGAAAAACGTGTAGCTCGGAACACAGCTAGCTTGTCAACCTCGAAAGCATCAAATGACACAAATCCTGCATCACTGGGCACAGTTCCAAAAAGGTCAGAGGAAGTGCAGACTTTACAGAGGCAAATGAACAACCTACTGGAGCAAATGGGAAAACAAAAGGAATCGTACGAGCGTTTGCTGAAAGCGCGAGAGCAAGAGCAACAAACAGTTTTGAAGCGGCAACAGGAACAATTTATGAATCAGCTGAAAGCAATGGAGCAGAAGTTTGCATCGCGGCTACAGGTACCGAACGCGAACTCGACAACCATTAATCCTACTAGTGATGCAGGTGGAAGTCTTCGGAAAACGCCCGGAGAAGCGGCAAAGAATGTAGAACTGCAGCTTACGTTGTTGGCCGAGAAGCAGGCGCTTGAAATGAGGCATCTCGATGAACGAATGAAGATGTTGCAGATGAACAGCGGTATCTGCAATAGATCCGAGGATGGCGGTACAGGTTTGAATCCTGGTGCACAGGAGTTTGTCCCACCGATTGAGTCATTTTGGCCTTCATATTCGTCTCATGATTTAAGTAGAAGCCAACTTGCAGCGCGCCAAGCGGTAGCCAAGGAGCTTCCAGCCTTCACGGGAGCACCGGAAGAGTGGCCCTTGTTCATTGCCACCTACGAGAATACCACTCGCATGTGCGGGTATAGTGATGAAGAGAACTTGCTTCGTTTGCAGCGCAGTTTACGAGGAAAAGCTTTGGAGGCAGTTCGAAGTCGTTTGTTGTACCCGGCAGGACTAAGTGGAGTGATTCAAACGCTGCGTACGTTATTTGGACGACCGGAGGTGATAATCCATTCGTTGGTGTGCCGGATTCGGAATATGCCGCCACCGAAAACAGAAAGGCTTGGAACGCTAATCGACTTCGGTGTCGCTGTTCAGAACTTGTGTGCGACAATTAAGGCCTGCGGATTGGAAGAGCAACTATGCAATACTGCGTTGCTTCAAGAGCTGGTTGATCGGTTGCCGCCTACGATTAAGCTTAATTGGGCGCTGCATCGACAAACATTACCATCTGTGTCACTTGCAGACTACGGAACATGGTTAGAAAAGCTTGTAGAGGCGGCATGTGTAGTCACTATACCATCCAGCTCATCATTTAGTGCGGTGAAAACGGAGAAACGGGGCAGAAGAGAAGACGTAAATGTGCATTTAGAAGCGGATAGCGACTCATCACCAAAACAAGCGCATAAGCCGATAAATAAAGCGTGTCTCATCTGCCAGGAAAACTGTAGTAGCGCAGTGGAttgcaaaaggtttcgaagtcTCGATATTAGTGGTCGCTGGGCAGCTTTAAAACAACACAAGTTGTGCCGTAAGTGCTTAAAAAAGCATTTTGGAGCCTGTGAGGTGAAAACCCCGTGTGGCAGACGAGGGTGCACATACATGCATCATGAGCTACTACACGATGACTCGAGGTATAAAGCAGATATCTACCCCAAGTCAACCCAGTCAAGTGAAGGAATGACGTCGCAGAATTGTAACACGCACGTTAGCCAGTTCGGGAAAGTTCTTTTCAGATATATTCCAGTAACAGTGCACGGACGCGGTGTGTCCGTCAAGACGTACGCGTTCCTGGACGATGGTTCGTCAGCCACATTTATGGAGACTAGTCTACTAAGGGAACTTAAGTTGGACGGCGAACCCTACCCCCTCTGTCTGAACTGGACGGCGAAgcaaaaacgagaagaaaaggaCTCAGTGAAGCTTTCACTAGAGATCTCAGGAGTTTGTGGCAAAAAGAAGCAATTCCGGATCCCGAAAGTGCACACAGTTCGCTGCCTCGCGTTGCCAAATCAAACTGTGGATATGGACGAGCTAGCGTCGAAGTACGAGCATCTAAAAGATCTGCCTATTGACTCGTACAGAAACATCTCCCCAAGATTACTCATTGGTATTGATAACTGTAGGTTGGGTCACGCTTTGCATAGTCGTGAAGGAAAAGAAGACGAACCTGTAGCTAGCAAGACACGACTCGGCTGGCTAATCTACGGGCCTTGCTCTATAACAACTGGATCAGCGAACGAAAGTTATTCGGCGTGTCACAGTTTTCACATATGTCCATGTAGTGAGCAGCGCGATACTGAGCTTCATAGGATAGTAAAGGATTACTTTTCATTGGAAAGCATAGGCGTAGCGAAGACAGATAAACCACCACTATCGAAAGAAGACGATCGAGCAATCCGATTACTGGAGAAGCACACCATACAGAAAGGTGACCGCTATGAATCAGGCTTGCTCTGGAAGTACGATGATGTACGTCTGCCTAACAGCAAGGCGATGGCTATGAAGAGACTAGTATGTCTGGAGAAGAAGCTGTTGAAGGAGCCAGACTTAGCAGAGGCCTTCGCTGAGAAGCTTCGTGAGTACGAGCGCAAAGGATACACTAAAAAGCTTTCGCCAACCGAGTGCGATGCCAGACACCCACGATCGTGGTATCTTCCGATATTTCCGGTTCAAAACCCGAATAAACCCGGAAAACTGCGCATAGTTTGGGACGCAGCAGCCGCAGTTAACGGCATATCGCTTAATGCTATGTTACTGAAGGGCCCAGACTTGCTTACTTCTATCGTGACAGTGCTTTTCAAATTCAGGGAGTTTCGGATCGCCGTGGCCGGTGATATCGTTGAGATGTTTCACCAAGTGTTGATGAACGGAACGGACCAACAATCCCTGAAGTTCCTCTGGAGAGGCTGCGATCAGAGTCGAGATCCAGATGTCTATGCCATGGTTGTGATGATATTTGGAGCAACCTGTTCCCCGAGTTGTGCGCTCTTTGTAAAGAACGTAAATGCTCAACGCTTCGAAGAGCAGTTCCCAAGAGCGGTAGAAGCCATTGTTCATGAACATTACATGGATGATATGCTCACCAGCGTTGAGTCGGAAGCTGAAGCAGGACAGTTAGCGAAGCAAGTAGAATACATTCACGGGCAGGCAGGCTTTCAGATCCATAACTGGTTATCCAACTCCAAGAACGTGTTGGAAGCTCTAGGAGTAAAGGATAGAAACGAGAAGAACTTGAACACCACAGCAGAACTTGCGTCGGATAAAGTATTAGGGATGTGGTGGTGTACCTCGACAGATACGTTGTTGTTTAAATTGTCCCCTCGACAAGACTCCAAGCTGCTAACAGGACAGGTTGTTCCGACAAAGAGACAGGTACTTAGCACACTTATGAAGATCTACGATCCGCTGGGGCTAATCGGTAATTTTCTCATGTTCCTAAAGATCCTGCTCCAAGAAATCTGGCGTTCGGGTGTAGGCTGGGATGATCCAATCGCAACCAAGGAATGGGATAAATGGCGGCTCTGGTTGAAAATCCTGCCCAGAATCGAATCCATCCGAATCCCTAGATGCTATCGCAAGAATACCAGTACCGAATCGAACATTCAACTCCACGTTTTCGTCGACGCATCCGAGAATAGTTACGCTGCAGTGGCCTATCTACGTTTTGAGGAAGGAGAAACCGTCGAATGCGCAATAGTCGGATCAAAGGCTCGAGTCGCTCCATTGCGGTTCGTCTCAATCCCTCGTCTCGAGCTACAGGCAGCAGTGATAGGAGTACGCCTCGCACATTGTATAACGGATTCTCTTAAGTTGAAGCCAGCTCAGAGGATCTTCTGGTCGGATTCGCAGGACGTGATCTGCTGGCTGAATGCTGATCATCGTAAATACAGTCAATTCGTCGGCTGCCGTGTAGGTGAAATACTGGAGAGTACGGAAGCTGCAGAATGGAATTGGATCCCAACGAAAAGTAACGTAACCGATGATGCCACAAAATGGCAAAGACTGCCCAATCTGTCGTCCGAAGGTCGCTGGTTTCGAGGTCCCAAGTTTCTATGGGAATCAAAAGACAAATGGCCCATTAAGAAATCTAACCCCGAGCCTACTGCTCTAGAGTTGCGTGCCCATGCGTTGCATCACAACTGCCTAGAGTCGACAATTAAGATGGACAAATTCTCCCAATGGAAGCGTCTAGTGCGACATGTGGCCTTCGTTTGGCGGTATCCGTTGAATATacgtagaaagaagaagaaagttAGCCTCGTCGTCGGCCCACTCACTCAGGAAGAGTTGGCAAGAGCAGAGAACTGCATCTACAAGATCGTCCAAGCTGAGGTTTTTTCGGAAGAGATACGGATACTTCAAGAAGCCAACCAGGAGCCATGGGCGAGCAAGCGGAGTTTGCCTAAGCATAGTAGCCTCTACAAGCTTAGTCCCAACTTCGATAAGGAAGGTGTACTGCGTTTACACGGTCGCATTGATGCGTGCGATTTCATAGGAGATGAGACAAAGCATCCGATTATACTTCCCAAAAGCCATCACGTGACCGATTTAATTATATCGCGTATCCATGAACAATATTGTCATCTCAATCACCAAACAGTCTTGAACGAGGTACGGCAGAAGTATTATGTACCAAGACTTCGAGCCGTCTACCGTCGTATAAGAAACAACTGCCAATTCTGCCGCATAAGAAACGCGAAACCCCAACCACCGATGATGGGAGATCTTCCGTCGATGCGTATGAAAGCATTTATTAGGCCATTTTCGTACGTCGGCATCGATTATTTCGGGCCAATGCCGGTATTGGTAGGCCGCAGAGTAGAGAAACGATGGGGTGTACTGATAACGTGTATGACCGTCAGAGCAGTACACATCGAAATTGCCCACTCACTGTCCGCTGAATCCTGTATATTCGCTATTCGCAACTTTGTTACACGAAGAGGAATACCACTAGAAATAATCAGCGACCGTGGCACAAATTTTATAGGTGCTAGTCGCGAATTACGGGACGCTCTGGATAAAATGAACCAAAACAAGGTAATCGAGAGCTTCGTGAGCTCCCAGACCAAATGGTCTTTCAACCCTCCCGCAGCGCCACACTTTGGAGGATGCTGGGAAAGGCTCATCCAATCAATAAAAAAGACCTTGAACAACATTAAACCCAATCGAACACCCACCGATGAAATGCTTCGAAACATGCTCCTTGAAGTAGAAGCAATAATCAATGCTAGACCACTGACCGAAATACCACTCGACTATGGTGAAGCGTCACCGCTCACCCCGAACGACATCCTTATCGGATCATCGAACGGTTCCAAGCCCTCGATCGCGTTTAACGACAGTGCTGCCGTAGTGACGTGCTCCTGGAGGATGTCGCAGGTGTATGCGAACGAGTTCTGGCGCCGATGGGTCGCCGAGTATCTCCCAACCCTCACCAAAAGGACTAAGTGGTTCCAACCCGTCAAACCATTAGCGGAAGGGGACATTGTCATCGTAGTCGACCAAAACCAGCCCAGGAACTCGTGGCCAAAAGGACGAATCATCGAAGTTGCCAGATCAAAAGACGGACAAGTCCGTCGGGCCTCGGTACAAACAGCTACCGGAATACTCGAGAGACCAGCCGTTAAACTAGCCGTCTTAGATGTTGCTTCGACT CCCACTGGTGCAATCATCAATTATGTTATAGTGGAAGTGGGAACTACCATCAACGGTTACGGTGGCTTTCGGGCAGACTTGGTCCGCGGTGCCATCGGGACCAACCACATCCGGTTGGATGTTCATGCGGAGCCCGTTTGGGGACCGTTTCTCAACGATGTGTTTATCGAAATGAGATGTCCAGCGACGGCCAGGATCAAACTGAACGAGCTGTACGCGCTGGCTTCGCTGGCCCCGGAAGTGTTATCCAATCAAACTGTAGCAGAAGagaatttgtttttgtag
- the LOC128738075 gene encoding biglycan-like, translated as MVTLKLSILFALSLAVLANARYERYVCQVIEEDWCTLQKIYITSRTDLRGIRFPDDQHEKIRIGQYYDFANTDSVISIFSAGLFRRMSRVRYLKMNGVRMQGLDMPDTVLELDVSNNWITRVYIDADRSYSLRKLNMRNNLVNSVASFKYLNQLEELDLGHNLVHLVNFELFSFMPYIRLLDFSHNRLLEVRPGSIDLILYYLERLDLADNQLIEVDLKRWSFPSLRMFNLTGNPIRRLDYFEVQRAFPRLWRVTY; from the exons ATGGTGACGCTTAAACT GTCAATTTTATTCGCGCTAAGTCTGGCAGTGCTGGCCAATGCTCGGTACGAGCGCTATGTTTGCCAGGTGATCGAAGAAGACTGGTGCACGCTGCAGAAAATCTACATCACCTCACGAACGGATTTGCGAGGAATTCGTTTTCCAGACGATCAACACGAGAAGATTCGTATCGGTCAGTATTATGATTTCGCCAACACGGACAGTGTGATTAGTATTTTCTCGGCCGGCTTGTTTCGACGTATGAGCCGTGTTCGGTACCTTAAAATGAACGGAGTGCGAATGCAGGGTTTGGACATGCCAGACACGGTGCTGGAGTTGGATGTTTCCAACAACTGGATCACGCGAGTCTACATCGACGCCGACCGCAGTTACAGTTTGAGAAAGCTCAACATGAGAAACAATCTTGTCAACAGCGTGGCAAGCTTCAAATATCTCAATCAGCTGGAAGAACTCGATCTGGGCCACAACTTGGTTCACTTGGTGAACTTTGAACTGTTTTCGTTTATGCCCTACATAAGGTTGCTGGACTTTTCCCACAACCGATTGCTCGAAGTTCGACCGGGTAGCATCGATTTGATCCTGTACTATCTGGAGCGATTGGACCTGGCAGATAATCAGCTAATCGAAGTCGATCTGAAACGATGGTCCTTCCCATCGCTGCGGATGTTCAATTTAACCGGGAACCCGATTCGGCGGCTGGATTATTTCGAAGTGCAGCGGGCTTTTCCCAGACTGTGGCGTGTAACCTATTGA